The Eremothecium gossypii ATCC 10895 chromosome IV, complete sequence genome contains a region encoding:
- the ATP11 gene encoding Atp11p (Syntenic homolog of Saccharomyces cerevisiae YNL315C (ATP11)) translates to MSSLGRSVFNRAFDNCKRAALLNKRGLEPWTPRYWYSSKTVEDRYREKLLETARSKGFKTIEELKANLKDELEARKQKLNRIDPLKELEAYEQRTKMAENNAKAARLRGPVDASTPRAPFKTLDSYLDVEKIRQLSKQEVEFLWRARWMNKDGVLNAVVPVDVFERMSGYARANPAFVLPLQRDATGAGEEQGGQPVEMHYVQWQFVGPKTVHCIITSLAEFKLHKEFARPHSTFQFHLELADQKKVVFMNGQIESDSNVTLQDAQLLLLNVQRFYGAMGDATQAAKQRIKILQDFTAGSVDFKVDDLIALAQSLET, encoded by the coding sequence ATGAGTTCACTGGGAAGGTCAGTGTTCAATAGAGCGTTCGATAACTGTAAGAGAGCAGCGCTACTAAACAAGCGGGGGTTAGAGCCGTGGACACCTAGATACTGGTACTCCAGCAAGACAGTCGAAGACAGGTATCGTGAGAAACTGCTCGAGACAGCCAGAAGCAAAGGGTTTAAGACAATAGAAGAGCTCAAGGCGAACCTCAAGGACGAGCTAGAGGCGCGCAAGCAGAAGCTCAATCGGATCGACCCGCTAAAAGAACTGGAGGCATACGAACAGCGCACTAAAATGGCGGAAAACAATGCAAAGGCGGCACGCTTGCGCGGGCCCGTGGATGCAAGCacgccgcgggcgccgtTCAAAACGCTGGACTCGTACCTCGACGTGGAAAAGATCAGACAACTGTCCAAGCAGGAGGTGGAGTTTCTGTGGCGGGCGCGGTGGATGAACAAGGACGGCGTGCTAAATGCGGTTGTCCCTGTTGACGTCTTTGAACGTATGAGCGGGTACGCGCGCGCTAACCCCGCGTTTGTGttgccgctgcagcgcgaTGCGACGGGCGCGGGAGAGGAGCAGGGCGGCCAGCCGGTCGAGATGCACTACGTGCAGTGGCAATTCGTCGGGCCAAAGACCGTGCACTGCATAATTACGTCGCTGGCTGAATTTAAGCTCCACAAGGAGTTTGCCAGGCCGCACAGCACGTTCCAGTTCCACctggagctggcggacCAGAAGAAGGTTGTCTTTATGAACGGCCAAATCGAGTCGGACTCTAATGTGACTCTGCAGGATGCTCAGCTTCTCCTCCTAAACGTCCAGCGCTTCTACGGCGCCATGGGCGATGCTACACAGGCTGCGAAACAGCGCATAAAGATCTTGCAAGACTTCACTGCCGGCTCTGTCGACTTCAAGGTAGACGATTTGATCGCGCTGGCACAGTCTTTGGAAACCTAA
- the DAL82 gene encoding Dal82p (Syntenic homolog of Saccharomyces cerevisiae YNL314W (DAL82)), with translation MMSSAAADDLLLELMDEFQPHLQSHRHKLQTWRRLLREFNRRTGGSIRQERTLRMRFERMKETLESGGEVHVLQPGLLETLVREYNGSRGGNRRVEVGEHEWNGCQPAGFEPLGSDLTSGTNSADEREESEPPPLDTMDVFPATEMRLLVERERYNLLRQSLVSFDDCSPEAGLSGGSSYCGSTSSHTSLLTPALSMKGVCTDGLHEVGRQLQSQAVLDIICGELQQLRQQQETLEQHIFERLDRLAALLAQKPENAGVRGH, from the coding sequence ATGATgtcgagcgcggcggcagaTGATCTGCTCCTGGAGCTTATGGACGAGTTCCAACCACACCTGCAGAGCCACAGACACAAGCTACAGACGTGGAGAAGGCTACTGAGGGAATTCAACCGACGCACGGGCGGCAGCATCCGGCAGGAGCGGACCCTGCGGATGAGATTCGAGCGTATGAAAGAGACGCTGGAGAGTGGCGGCGAGGTGCATGTGTTGCAGCCCGGGCTGCTGGAGACGCTAGTACGCGAGTACAACGGGTCCCGGGGGGGAAACAGGCGGGTAGAAGTGGGGGAGCACGAGTGGAATGGATGCCAGCCGGCGGGGTTTGAGCCTCTGGGGAGTGACCTTACGAGTGGCACGAATAGCGCGGATGAGCGCGAGGAAAGCGAGCCTCCTCCACTCGATACAATGGACGTCTTCCCGGCGACCGAGATGCGTCTGCTAGTGGAGCGCGAGCGCTAcaacctgctgcggcaAAGCCTGGTGTCCTTCGATGACTGTTCGCCGGAGGCAGGCCTCTCGGGGGGCAGCTCATACTGTGGGTCGACCAGCTCGCACACGAGTCTTCTGACGCCGGCACTGTCCATGAAAGGCGTATGCACAGACGGGCTGCACGAAGTCGGCAGGCAGCTGCAGAGCCAGGCAGTCCTGGATATCATATGTGGTGAGCTGCAGCAACTGCGACAGCAGCAAGAGACGCTGGAGCAGCATATTTTCGAGCGTCTCGACCGGTTGGCTGCGCTTCTTGCGCAGAAGCCTGAGAACGCTGGCGTCCGCGGGCACTGA
- the BSC6 gene encoding Bsc6p (Syntenic homolog of Saccharomyces cerevisiae YOL137W (BSC6)) codes for MTSSSGTSASLPLLREEEQVWTAEDHIPGSQGTELRDWASPAPETAQKGCVKEVEYEGEVVRVYPADYRAVPAIRWQIGAAFVMFLILGINDQSTGSLMPVLTREYAVTKVQVALIFAVQCIAYTIGSVATDALHRALGMRGALLLAAGTCVVTYSALSLKPPTFYWYLPCFFYLGVAFAVIDSGCNVLLGGLDVHNTELLGMLHAAYGVASFITPPLANSIAKNHYWPRFFLVPLALSLVSFVMCFFAFRHETAAKYRYVCSGGEDADTEEAARERQFRRVVRNPVILLAAAFLFLYLGSEVSTGSWTLTYLLECKRNEPMAMSYVVTAYWAGLTLGRIASGFVSRHFFANEYRAGLFYACTTLAMHVLFMATGFVAPHGTRYFVVMALFLFLAGIFIGPLFPNCCVVTLQLLPKRLQLNGVSVAVALGSIGGAILPFAVGNILDAVGFDWFPSIAVVIVLMFNVIWWLYPSLVKF; via the coding sequence ATGACTTCTAGTTCGGGAACGTCGGCatcgctgccgctgctgcgagAGGAAGAGCAGGTGTGGACTGCGGAGGACCATATACCCGGGTCGCAGGGTACGGAGCTGAGAGATTGGGCGTCGCCGGCGCCCGAAACCGCGCAGAAAGGGTGCGTGAAGGAGGTGGAGTACGAGGGGGAGGTGGTGCGCGTCTACCCAGCGGACTACCGCGCGGTGCCGGCCATCCGGTGGCAGATTGGCGCTGCTTTCGTGATGTTCCTGATCCTGGGGATCAACGATCAGTCGACGGGCAGCCTGATGCCGGTGCTGACGCGGGAGTACGCGGTGACCAAGGTGCAGGTGGCGCTGATCTTCGCTGTGCAGTGCATTGCGTACACCATCGGATCCGTGGCGACTGACGCACTGCACCGCGCGCTGGGGATGCGTGGGGCGCTGCTGTTGGCGGCGGGCACCTGCGTGGTGACGTACAGTGCGCTGTCGCTGAAGCCGCCGACGTTTTACTGGTACCTGCCCTGCTTTTTCTACCTAGGGGTGGCTTTCGCGGTCATCGACTCCGGATGCAACGTGCTGCTGGGCGGGCTGGACGTTCACAACACGGAGCTGCTGGGAATGCTACACGCGGCCTACGGCGTGGCCTCCTTTATCACGCCCCCGCTAGCCAACAGCATCGCGAAGAACCACTACTGGCCCCGTTTCTTTCTGGTTCCCCTGGCGCTGTCGCTGGTGTCTTTCGTAATGTGCTTCTTCGCGTTTAGGCACGAGACTGCCGCCAAGTACCGCTATGTATGCTCCGGCGGGGAGGACGCGGACACCGAGGAGGCGGCGCGGGAACGCCAATTCCGCCGTGTCGTGCGCAACCCCGTCATCCTcctggcggcggcgttTCTATTCCTGTACCTTGGTAGCGAGGTGAGCACAGGCTCCTGGACCCTCACGTACCTGCTCGAGTGCAAGAGAAACGAGCCCATGGCGATGTCCTACGTCGTCACGGCGTACTGGGCCGGCCTGACCCTCGGCCGCATCGCGAGCGGCTTTGTCAGCCGCCACTTCTTCGCAAACGAGTACCGCGCCGGCCTTTTCTACGCCTGTACCACCCTCGCCATGCATGTGCTCTTCATGGCCACGGGCTTCGTGGCGCCCCATGGCACACGCTACTTTGTGGTGATGGCCCTATTCCTCTTCCTGGCTGGCATCTTCATCGGTCCACTTTTCCCCAACTGCTGTGTGGTCACACTGCAGCTCTTGCCCAAGCGCCTCCAGCTCAATGGCGTCAGCGTGGCCGTGGCGTTGGGCAGCATTGGCGGTGCCATCCTGCCCTTCGCCGTTGGGAACATATTGGATGCCGTGGGTTTCGACTGGTTCCCCTCCATCGCGGTGGTAATTGTTCTAATGTTCAATGTTATCTGGTGGCTTTACCCGAGCCTGGTTAAGTTCTGA
- the EMW1 gene encoding tetratricopeptide repeat-containing protein EMW1 (Syntenic homolog of Saccharomyces cerevisiae YNL313C (EMW1)) has protein sequence MDAYSVLLNAHLLLASPVNALADKSGCDAVELSWARNILSSKSYSVVADAFAGVIFDLGEVADEQGLLAALQLTVRQMVAENRGKSLLVAVALLQTFIQNNYTGPVVPLDFERDVLRCGEKGADLKRWLVTLLSVQGQIAYELCTNPAYLVLALLFLEELTGAQSLFLQSAEDIAVPSISADGTAPLEAVAHWWRFRALLVQISLIAEPVGPQPLIASSLLDSIELVHAVVRGLPVDTPETLKRQLYVIYYLENVKCALSINTEHLCLPVLQKVQKLTDFQFVLTGARAKRTKFQQKAHAGLIILARSSSASLNEQEGDAASAPGALALNSDLLFEKPHFESIGNEPLEEQLIKKQKLDGTAGLDETRLLPVALRQEDIPIELREVDPNNQPRLSDYDNIQLLLRLYAIRQTSPARDPIVDEELASIIGRVVYQDGQKNWSVFARALWERSVLETTKAKTIERGILQMQSLVEELGLKIQHRYTPESDAEELTPASDRMKYIHQLPFLPRWALDRELAEKYMSMGILRSAVEIYERLELHCDAALCYAAVGDEKQASLILQKRIENNPNDARAYSILGDIRQDPALWEKSWEVGKYVNAKNSLGKFYYSPPANSGVSRDFNLSLKHLNDSLRLYPLSFDTWYFYGCIGLECGKVDLAAEAFSRCVALDDTHALSWSNLSAAYTEQGKIKEAHSCLKRAIASDSQRNWRIWENYMTVSVKLHEWEDVLLACRHLIELGRDKKGERAIDMPVLEKLSELLTSTDYPGDPQMLSYFQRSCVSLICELLPSVITSSARCWRIVARVELWRKRPYAALECHEKAYRSMAHNPDLEINEGVWNSTVDTCEELVAAYESLGPMEGKHGAGDLVCKDWKYKARSTIKSLLNKGRNSWEGSEGWEKLVQLRNNL, from the coding sequence ATGGATGCTTATAGTGTGCTATTGAACGCGCATTTACTTCTGGCATCTCCTGTGAACGCTCTAGCGGACAAATCCGGCTGCGACGCCGTGGAGCTGAGCTGGGCAAGGAACATTCTATCAAGCAAAAGCTACTCGGTTGTTGCCGATGCATTTGCTGGCGTTATTTTTGACCTGGGAGAAGTAGCGGATGAGCAGGGGCTGCTTGCTGCGCTGCAGCTAACGGTGAGGCAGATGGTTGCCGAGAACCGGGGGAAGTCACTTCTGGTCGCAGTTGCGCTTCTGCAGACATTTATACAGAACAACTACACTGGCCCTGTGGTTCCATTGGACTTTGAGCGGGATGTGCTGCGCTGTGGGGAAAAGGGTGCTGATCTCAAACGGTGGTTGGTGACGCTGCTGAGTGTACAAGGGCAGATTGCATATGAGCTCTGCACGAACCCTGCATACCTGGTACTGGCGCTTCTTTTCTTGGAGGAGCTTACTGGGGCACAAAGCCTGTTCCTGCAATCCGCTGAGGATATTGCTGTACCGTCCATTTCTGCCGATGGGACTGCGCCGCTCGAAGCTGTGGCGCATTGGTGGCGCTTTCGTGCCTTGCTGGTGCAAATATCCCTGATCGCGGAACCTGTCGGTCCGCAACCGCTTATTGCATCGTCCCTCCTAGATTCTATTGAGCTTGTGCACGCGGTGGTTCGGGGCCTTCCTGTAGACACCCCGGAAACGCTAAAGAGGCAGCTCTATGTCATCTATTATCTGGAAAACGTCAAGTGTGCATTAAGCATTAATACGGAGCACCTGTGTCTACCTGTGCTCCAGAAGGTGCAGAAGTTGACAGATTTTCAGTTTGTGCTGACCGGTGCGCGCGCCAAGAGAACCAAGTTTCAGCAAAAGGCACACGCCGGCTTGATAATTCTAGCGCGGTCCTCATCTGCCTCTCTGAATGAACAGGAAGGTGATGCGGCCAGTGCCCCTGGGGCCTTGGCCCTGAACTCCGATCTGCTATTCGAGAAGCCTCACTTTGAGTCCATTGGCAACGAGCCTTTAGAAGAACAGCTTATTAAAAAGCAGAAATTGGATGGCACTGCTGGCCTTGATGAAACAAGGCTACTGCCTGTCGCTCTGCGCCAGGAGGATATTCCGATAGAGCTGCGTGAGGTGGATCCTAACAACCAGCCAAGACTGAGCGACTACGATAATATTCAGTTACTCCTGCGTCTCTATGCCATTAGGCAAACGAGTCCAGCGCGGGACCCGATTGTAGACGAAGAACTAGCCTCTATTATTGGTCGCGTTGTGTATCAAGATGGCCAGAAAAACTGGTCTGTCTTTGCCAGAGCCCTCTGGGAGAGGTCTGTCCTTGAGACGACAAAGGCAAAGACAATTGAGCGTGGTATCTTGCAGATGCAGTCGCTAGTGGAAGAACTGGGCCTTAAGATCCAGCACAGGTACACTCCTGAGTCTGATGCTGAAGAACTTACTCCCGCCAGCGACCGTATGAAGTATATTCATCAGCTGCCCTTTCTTCCGCGCTGGGCTCTCGATAGAGAGTTGGCCGAGAAGTATATGTCTATGGGCATTTTAAGATCTGCGGTTGAGATTTACGAGCGACTTGAGCTACACTGCGATGCTGCTTTATGCTATGCAGCGGTTGGCGATGAGAAGCAGGCGTCGTTAATTTTGCAGAAGCGGATTGAAAATAACCCCAATGATGCTAGGGCATACTCGATATTAGGAGATATCAGACAGGATCCCGCGTTGTGGGAAAAGAGTTGGGAGGTTGGCAAATACGTGAACGCCAAGAACTCGCTTGGGAAGTTCTATTACAGTCCACCTGCCAACTCGGGGGTTTCCAGGGATTTCAACCTTTCCTTAAAACATCTAAACGACTCTCTGCGGCTCTATCCTTTAAGTTTTGATACGTGGTACTTCTATGGCTGCATTGGGCTAGAATGCGGCAAGGTAGACTTGGCCGCGGAGGCCTTTTCACGTTGCGTGGCACTAGATGATACCCATGCTCTCTCCTGGTCTAATCTCAGCGCTGCATATACGGAGCAGGGCAAAATAAAGGAAGCTCACAGCTGTTTAAAGAGAGCCATTGCATCTGATTCACAGAGAAACTGGAGAATTTGGGAGAACTACATGACGGTTTCCGTTAAGTTGCACGAATGGGAAGATGTGCTTCTTGCTTGCCGGCATCTAATTGAACTCGGAAGAGATAAAAAGGGTGAGCGCGCAATAGATATGCCGGTTCTCGAGAAACTATCGGAACTTCTCACGTCTACCGACTATCCTGGGGATCCCCAAATGTTATCATACTTTCAGCGTTCGTGCGTTAGCTTGATCTGCGAGCTCTTGCCGTCAGTCATAACTTCGTCTGCCAGATGCTGGCGTATCGTTGCTCGTGTAGAGCTTTGGCGCAAGAGGCCGTATGCTGCACTGGAGTGCCACGAAAAGGCATACAGATCTATGGCGCACAATCCTGACCTCGAAATCAATGAGGGTGTATGGAACAGCACCGTGGATACCTGCGAAGAACTTGTCGCCGCTTACGAGTCTCTGGGGCCCATGGAGGGCAAGCATGGCGCAGGCGACCTTGTATGCAAGGATTGGAAGTATAAAGCCAGATCTACCATCAAGTCACTGCTAAACAAAGGTAGGAATTCCTGGGAGGGTTCAGAAGGCTGGGAAAAGCTCGTGCAGCTTAGAAACAACCTATAG
- the PFS2 gene encoding cleavage polyadenylation factor subunit PFS2 (Syntenic homolog of Saccharomyces cerevisiae YNL317W (PFS2)), with the protein MNSANDGSVKKYVSQRRTVDMSSPYDRLYFYKKHAIPLRTIQPESTYTADIMPPDAYRDHRRVLNIPTKFTHLSSNKVKHVIPAITWTPEGRRLVVATYSGEFSLWNGSSFNFESIMQAHDSAVTVMQYSHAGDWLISGDADGTIKIWQPNFNMVKVLDRAHTECMRDISFSYSDQKFVTCSDDNVLKIWNFSNGQQERVLSGHHWDVKSCDWHPKMGLIVSGSKDNLIKLWDPRTGRNVSTILGLKHTVIKTKFQPTQGNLLAVVSKDKSIKIYDMRQHMRELQTIRDDMDYMSLSWHPINETIFSVGCYNGAIKHFDLLHDNSNSTPACHTIPYAHEKSVTSLAYSPVGHILASAAKDRTIRFWARSRPVDPNAFDDPTYNNKKVNAWYFGINNNINAVRPKTEHGIALPPANETNLGTPQPSILGSESIAANNGNVPASGLPGLSF; encoded by the coding sequence ATGAACAGCGCGAATGATGGCTCAGTCAAAAAGTACGTGTCCCAGCGACGTACGGTGGATATGAGCTCGCCCTATGATCGGTTGTATTTCTACAAGAAGCATGCCATTCCCCTGCGGACAATACAGCCAGAGTCCACCTATACGGCAGACATTATGCCGCCAGACGCCTACCGGGATCACCGACGTGTGCTTAATATCCCAACCAAGTTCACACATCTGTCGTCGAACAAAGTGAAGCACGTGATCCCTGCCATTACATGGACCCCGGAGGGCCGGCGGCTAGTCGTGGCAACTTACAGCGGCGAGTTCTCGCTGTGGAATGGCTCGTCATTCAACTTCGAGAGTATCATGCAGGCTCATGATTCGGCGGTTACGGTTATGCAGTACTCTCACGCTGGCGACTGGCTAATCAGCGGAGACGCGGACGGGACAATCAAAATCTGGCAGCCCAACTTTAACATGGTGAAGGTGCTCGACCGTGCGCATACGGAATGTATGCGCGATATCTCCTTCAGTTACAGCGACCAGAAGTTTGTCACCTGTTCCGACGACAACGTCTTGAAGATCTGGAACTTCAGCAATGGTCAGCAAGAACGAGTGCTCTCCGGCCATCACTGGGACGTCAAAAGCTGCGACTGGCATCCCAAGATGGGATTGATTGTGTCCGGATCGAAGGACAACCTGATCAAGCTGTGGGACCCGCGAACAGGCCGCAACGTATCAACCATACTGGGACTGAAGCATACCGTTATAAAAACTAAGTTCCAGCCCACACAAGGCAACCTTCTCGCGGTTGTCTCCAAGGACAAGAGCATCAAAATCTACGATATGAGGCAGCATATGCGTGAACTGCAGACCATCCGTGACGACATGGACTATATGTCCCTTTCGTGGCATCCAATTAACGAAACCATATTTTCCGTGGGCTGCTACAATGGTGCAATCAAGCATTTTGATCTCTTGCATGATAATAGCAACTCGACCCCCGCATGTCACACAATACCATATGCACATGAAAAGTCGGTGACATCTCTGGCCTACAGTCCTGTCGGCCATATACTGGCTAGCGCGGCAAAAGATAGAACTATCCGTTTCTGGGCTCGCTCTAGACCAGTGGACCCCAACGCCTTTGACGACCCTACCTACAATAATAAAAAAGTCAATGCTTGGTATTTTGGTATTAACAACAATATCAACGCAGTCCGTCCCAAAACGGAACATGGTATCGCATTACCCCCTGCTAACGAGACCAACCTGGGGACCCCACAGCCTTCTATACTGGGATCTGAGAGCATTGCTGCAAATAATGGCAATGTGCCTGCCTCTGGTTTGCCGGGTTTAAGCTTTTAA
- the PHA2 gene encoding prephenate dehydratase PHA2 (Syntenic homolog of Saccharomyces cerevisiae YNL316C (PHA2)) encodes MTRIAYLGPSGTYTHQATIQQFGVEDNEMIPMVSIQKCFSALLKDESISYAVLPAENSTNGQVVFTYDLLRDYMLETPNAARGCMLPGFAIVAEQYVAVEHCLASPLPMTADELKNANIERIYSHPQVWGQVGKYLEELARVTGKALSRCDAGSTSQAVDRCLRDYREDKTVTLAIASALACRISGAHIVQSHISDVADNTTRFLIIQRRKQEPLQILPGRQPTPSGERIHLVAFTTDRQGAGSLTDVLLVLKRYGIDMRSITSRPFRRCSTSSKWQYVFFVEYSDELDVPWDSFHAEVGAHCREWCHWGTFYRNNRYYS; translated from the coding sequence ATGACTCGGATAGCCTATCTCGGACCCAGTGGAACATACACACACCAGGCTACTATACAGCAGTTCGGTGTCGAGGACAATGAGATGATTCCGATGGTCTCAATCCAGAAATGTTTCTCCGCGCTGCTGAAAGATGAGTCAATAAGCTATGCCGTACTACCGGCGGAAAACTCGACAAACGGCCAGGTAGTATTCACGTATGACCTCCTTCGGGATTACATGCTAGAAACCCCGAATGCTGCACGGGGATGCATGCTACCTGGCTTTGCTATCGTGGCAGAGCAGTATGTGGCTGTCGAGCACTGTCTGGCCAGCCCCTTGCCGATGACAGCGGATGAATTGAAAAATGCCAACATTGAGCGGATTTATTCGCATCCGCAGGTCTGGGGGCAAGTTGGAAAGTACCTAgaggagctggcgcgggTCACAGGAAAAGCATTAAGCCGCTGTGATGCTGGGTCCACATCACAAGCGGTTGACCGGTGCCTGCGCGACTACCGCGAAGATAAGACAGTGACCCTAGCCATTGCTAGCGCTTTGGCATGTCGGATTAGCGGTGCACACATTGTGCAATCGCACATTAGCGACGTGGCCGACAATACGACAAGGTTCCTGATCATACAGCGCCGTAAGCAGGAACCACTTCAGATCCTTCCGGGCAGGCAGCCGACCCCCTCCGGCGAGCGTATCCACCTGGTTGCGTTCACAACCGACCGGCAGGGCGCGGGCAGTTTAACGGATGTGCTGTTAGTGTTGAAGCGTTACGGCATCGACATGCGGTCGATCACATCGCGGCCGTTTCGGCGCTGTAGCACTAGCTCCAAGTGGCAGTATGTGTTTTTCGTTGAGTATAGCGATGAGCTAGACGTCCCCTGGGACAGCTTCCATGCGGAAGTGGGTGCGCATTGCCGCGAATGGTGCCACTGGGGCACCTTCTATCGTAACAATAGGTATTACAGTTAA
- the PFK27 gene encoding 6-phosphofructo-2-kinase (Syntenic homolog of Saccharomyces cerevisiae YOL136C (PFK27)) — MTDREGPLPSNALRSHSTSMNSLFSFQNENSYSSILEYYDGAAESPPPSLTQEAGEEGSPLTLNYDGRHWNALREAPVLQGTEKFLVVLVGLPAVGKSTISGHLIRFLQNNPRLSHLRCGVFNAGQVRRDLTYSGRSMKLANSSGEDLFNPKNSDKKNMYARITLERLFRELDADRCDIAIFDATNSTISRRRFIFQQVHEYNTRLGSDINITPIVLQVTCNDENFIRFNIHNKTFNQDYFDKPYEYAVRDFAQRLKHYYTQYVPFTEDEFTTTIEAYMHIEGRTPGTYRGSLFFFSIINAGLDTDLSAPKVGFAPQISSAVAEVVAAFGDFVDHYAQMYGHKYITHANEFMKNGRNTIPSLGNEPISLTSRPSYLSTLCSIIDDQYFNSLHSLRK; from the coding sequence ATGACAGATAGAGAAGGCCCTCTCCCGTCGAACGCCTTGCGGTCGCATTCGACGTCGATGAACTCACTATTCTCATTCCAGAACGAGAACAGCTACTCGAGCATACTGGAGTACTACGACGGCGCAGCTGAGTCGCCTCCTCCGAGCTTGACGCAGGAGGCCGGTGAGGAGGGCAGTCCGTTGACGCTCAACTACGATGGGCGGCACTGGAATGCGCTGCGCGAGGCACCGGTGCTGCAAGGAACAGAAAAATTTCTCGTGGTGCTCGTGGGGCTCCCTGCTGTGGGCAAATCAACCATTTCGGGACATTTGATAAGGTTTCTACAAAACAATCCGCGCTTGAGCCATCTACGTTGCGGCGTTTTCAACGCAGGCCAGGTACGGCGTGACCTGACGTACTCAGGCCGGTCCATGAAGTTGGCCAACAGTTCTGGGGAGGATCTTTTCAACCCGAAGAACTCAGATAAGAAGAATATGTATGCGCGCATCACACTTGAGCGGCTATTCCGTGAGCTGGACGCAGATAGGTGCGACATTGCCATATTCGATGCGACGAACTCTACTATTTCGAGGCGGCGTTTCATATTCCAGCAGGTGCATGAGTATAACACCCGCCTGGGAAGCGACATCAACATCACTCCGATCGTGCTCCAGGTGACATGCAACGATGAGAACTTCATTAGGTTCAACATACACAATAAAACATTCAATCAGGACTACTTCGACAAGCCGTATGAGTATGCCGTGCGGGATTTTGCACAGAGACTCAAGCATTACTATACACAGTACGTGCCGTTCACAGAAGACGAGTTTACCACGACAATCGAGGCTTACATGCATATAGAGGGGCGTACTCCCGGCACTTATAGAGGCAgcctcttcttcttcagcaTTATAAACGCAGGCCTGGACACAGATCTTTCTGCTCCGAAAGTTGGCTTCGCTCCCCAGATATCTTCTGCGGTGGCTGAAGTGGTCGCGGCTTTTGGGGATTTTGTTGACCATTATGCGCAAATGTATGGGCACAAATACATCACGCACGCTAACGAATTTATGAAAAATGGACGCAACACCATACCTTCACTAGGTAATGAGCCTATCAGCTTGACATCCAGGCCTTCGTACCTTTCTACGTTGTGCTCTATCATTGATGACCAATACTTCAATTCTTTGCATTCATTACGGAAGTAG
- the MED7 gene encoding mediator complex subunit MED7 (Syntenic homolog of Saccharomyces cerevisiae YOL135C (MED7)) produces the protein MSDSNNISSLYPPPPPYVKFFTKDNLERLAEYQSSHVTTDPEQITCELDFLIPPPVPSAGHYRAFGSVWQVKDELPDLETVGLRNLYDDRGQHGNNYQYKIKELHKLLKSLLLNMLELVSVLSVNPERFPDKVEHIRTILFNIHHLLNEYRPHQSRESLIMLLEEQLEHKKEEIANIHAICDKVQAKLAAMCKQYIADD, from the coding sequence ATGTCGGATTCTAATAACATCAGTTCTCTGTATCCTCCCCCGCCACCGTACGTGAAGTTCTTCACCAAAGATAATCTCGAGCGGTTGGCTGAGTACCAGAGCTCGCACGTCACCACAGACCCTGAGCAAATCACTTGCGAGCTTGACTTTCTGATACCGCCTCCCGTGCCATCAGCGGGCCACTATCGTGCATTTGGCAGCGTTTGGCAAGTCAAAGACGAGCTTCCGGACCTAGAGACCGTTGGCCTACGCAACCTCTACGACGACCGCGGCCAACACGGCAATAACTACCAATACAAAATCAAAGAGCTGCACAAACTGCTCAAGTCACTGCTGTTGAACATGCTGGAGCTTGTCAGCGTCCTCAGCGTCAACCCAGAGCGCTTTCCAGACAAGGTCGAACACATCCGCACAATTCTGTTTAACATCCATCACTTACTAAACGAGTACCGGCCCCACCAGTCACGAGAATCACTTATAATGTTGCTCGAGGAGCAGTTGGAGCACAAAAAGGAGGAAATTGCGAACATACACGCCATCTGCGACAAGGTACAAGCTAAGCTTGCCGCTATGTGCAAGCAATACATAGCCGATGATTGA
- the HRT1 gene encoding SCF ubiquitin ligase complex subunit HRT1 (Syntenic homolog of Saccharomyces cerevisiae YOL133W (HRT1)) → MDVDEPYEATTAPSEGEAPKKKFQIKKWTAVAFWSWDIAVENCAICRNHIMEPCIQCQPNAMTDTENECVAAWGTCNHAFHLHCINKWLLTRNACPLDNKTWQFAKYGK, encoded by the coding sequence ATGGATGTCGATGAGCCTTATGAGGCCACAACTGCTCCTTCAGAAGGCGAAGCGCCGAAGAAGAAGTTTCAGATAAAGAAGTGGACTGCGGTTGCATTCTGGTCCTGGGATATCGCGGTAGAAAACTGTGCCATCTGCAGAAACCATATAATGGAGCCCTGTATCCAGTGTCAGCCTAATGCAATGACAGACACAGAAAATGAGTGTGTTGCGGCGTGGGGTACCTGCAACCACGCATTCCATCTCCACTGCATTAACAAGTGGCTGTTAACGAGAAATGCCTGTCCACTGGACAACAAGACATGGCAATTTGCCAAGTATGGGAAGTAG